From the genome of uncultured Bacteroides sp.:
TACAGGTACCATTTCTGAAAATAAATTCAGTGTCTCTGGGGGTAATGAAGGTATCTCCTATTTATTTTCTTTAGGTAATACTACGCAGCATAATATGTTGTTAAATGATGATTTTAAACGAAACAGCATTCGTGTGAACTTAGATGCACAGCCACGTAAATGGTGGAAACTAGGTGTTCAGGCGTTTGGTTCATTCGTCAATCAAGATGGACAAGAAACCTATTTACCATTCCTTGTTCAGATGTCTCCTTTGGCATCTCCATATGATGAAGATGGTAATATGATTTCGTATCCAATGCGTACAGCAGTAGAAAATCCATTTCATGGTTCAATGGTAGAAGATTACGAACGTCATAACTACTTCTTTGGGAATTTATATTCAGAATTCCAATTGCCACTTAAAGGTTTGACTTACCGTATTAACTTTGGTAACAACTATACAATTAACGAGCATAACTATGCTAGTAAATATGCATATAGTGAAAATGGTGAAGCATACAAAAATCATTCTATTTATAACGATTATACATTCGATAACATTTTTAATTATACCAACGATTTTGGTAAACACAGTATAAATAGTACTTTCGTATACGGTGCTATTCGTCGTAAATATTCATACACAAACGCAGATGCCAACACATTTGCTCGCATGACTTTAGGTTATAATAGTTTGGAACAAGGGACCAACCAATTCACTTATTCAGATGCATGGAAAGAAACCCTGTTATATCAGATGTTCCGAATCAACTACAAATTCAACAATCGTTACTTGATTACTGCAACAGCAAGACGTGATGGTTATTCCGGATTTGCTTCCAACAACAAGAGTGCTATTTTCCCTTCTGTAGCTTTAGGTTGGATTATTTCCGACGAACCATTCTTCAAAATTCCATGGTTCGACTATTTGAAGTTACGTGCCGGATACGGTATCAGTGGTAACCAGACTTCAAGATATGCTTCTTTAGCAAAAGTTACATCTGAAACAGGTTACATCTTTGGTGATGGAACTACAGGCGTTATCCGTCAGGAATTAACTTCTATGCAAAACAAAGACTTGAAATGGGAAAAAACTGCAGGTTTGAATTTAGGTTTCGACTTCGCTGTATTGAAAAACCGTATTACTGGATCTTTGGAAGTGTACAAGACAACAACTAATGATTTGTTATACAATGTAGCCATTCCAACTATCACAGGTTTCTCGTCTATCAGCTCTAATGTTGGTAAAATTAAAAACCAAGGTATTGAATTCACCGCAACTTCACATAATATCTCGACTAAAGACTTTGAATGGAGCACAACTTTCAACATATCTTCAAATTCAAACAAGATTGAATCTCTTACAGGACAAGATAAAAATGGTGATGGAAAAGAAGACGATTTAGTTGCTAGTGGTTTGTTTGTTGGTAAATCAATTTCATCTCTTTATGATTACAAAGTTGATGGAATCTATCAGATAGGTGACGAAATACCTGAAGGATTCTACCCTGGTAATTATAGAATAGTTGATACCAGTAAGGATGGAAAGATTACGTCTGATGACCGTGTAATTTTGGGTAAATCAGACCCTGCATACCGCTTGGGCCTTATGAATAAGTTTAGATATAAAAGTTTCTCTTTGAGTTTCTTTATCAACTCAGTACAAGGTGGTAAAAATGGTTATATGGGTAGAAACTCATACTCAGTAAATCAGGATGACAATGCAATCCGTTATAACCGTTTTACAGAACAAGCAGATAAATTCTGGTCACCAAACAATCCTAATGGTATCTATGCAAGATCATATACAGGTGGAAAAATTACTCCTAATTTATATCAGAAGAGAGATTTTGTTCGTTTACAGGACATTACTTTGAGCTACGATCTGCCTAAGTCAATAATTTCACGTATTGGTATAGATGGAATCAATATCTATTTTAACTGCAAGAACCTATTAACCTTTACTGGTTGGAATGGATGGGATCCTGAAGCCAGCAATACTTATACAGACGATACTGGTACGCATTATACAGGTAGTACCTATGATAACAGACCTGTTATGAGAAGTTTCACTGGTGGTATTAATATTTCATTTTAATTATTAAAGACATGAAAAAGTATTTATATATGGCATTATTTGCCACACTGTTATGCGCTTGCAATGAGAATAAATTTTTGGAAGAAAAGCCCTTAGATTTCATGAGTGGTGAAAACTCATATTCTACAACTGCAGATTTTGATGCTTCAGTTACTGAACTATATTATCTATCACGTTTAGAGTTCTTCTGTAATAGTGACCGTAGTATCGATTATCTTTATGGCACTGATATGATGATGGGAGGTGGAAGTCTTCAATCCAATCTTGCTACTGATTTGGACCCTACCGGCTCAATTGCAAAAGAGCACTGGAATAAGCTTTACCTGCTGGTTGCACAGTCAAACGTTATTATCAGCCGATTGCCAAATTCAGAACTTACTAATGAGCAAAAAGTAAAATATGAAGCAAAAGCTAAATTCTTCAGAGGTTTTGCTTATCGCACTTTAGCCTATCTGTATGGTGGTGTACCTCTTCAGTTAGAAGAAGTAACTTCTCCAAAAACGGATTATGTGAGATCTACAAAAGAACAAACCTTGCAACAAGCTATTGATGATGTGAAGTTTGCTGCTGAGAATCTGGATGATATCAAAAATGTAAAAGATGGAGAAATAAGTGCTCCTGCAGCTAACTTCCTATTGTCTGAATTATATCTTGCTATGAATAAGAATCAGGAAGCTGTAGATGCAGCAACTAAGGTGATAGATAATCCTGCTTTAGCTTTGATGAAAAATCGCTTTGGTTCACGTGCTAGTGAACCAGGTGATGTATATTGGGATTTGTTCCGTAGAAACAATCAAAATCGTGCTTCTGGTAACACTGAAGGTATTTGGGTAATTCAATTGGAAGAAGATGTTCTTGGTGGTGGATCAAATACTTCATATTATTTCTGGACTAGCCCAGGTAACTATCTGCTTGAAAGACATTGCGCTCCACAAGTTCAGCTTTTTAGGTTCAATATGCCTGATGGAAAACAACTTATTCCGTTTAGCTGGCCTATTGGAGATTACACAGGAGGCCGTGGCATTGGTAATATTTATGCAGCACCCCATTTTTATACAGAAGTTTGGCAAAGCGATTTCAAGAATGACATCAGAAATTCTAATTACAATTTTGTAAGAAAAATAAAGTTCAACAACTCTGATTTTATAAAAAAATATAAAGATGTCTTCGGAGATAGTCTTGATTTGATGAATCCAAAACTTCCTGCAGGCGTAACAATGGTTACCGGTTTAGGAAGTCAGGCAACTCTTCCAGGTCGTTACCTTTGTGGTTATCAAACAAAGTGTACTACTCCATACAACCATCCGGCAGCTATTGTCGCTGATGCTAATACACATGCATTAAAAGGAACTGCTGGTGGAACGTTCGTTGATCAGTATATGTTCCGTTTATCCGAGGCCTATTTATTAAGAGCTGAAGCTTACCTGAAGCTAAACAATAAAGACAAATCTGCAGCTGACATCAACACTGTAAGAAGCCGTGCACATGCATCAGCAGTTAATGCCGCTGATGTTAATATGGACTATATTCTTGACGAACGTTTGCGCGAGTTGGGTATTGAAGAAAAAAGAAGATTGACTTTGTCCCGTACTGGTGAATTCTATAATAGAGTGAAAAAATATAATCCATTCTATAACGCGTCATATACTGCAGATAAGAAAGATTTCCAGGAAAAACACACATTGTACCCAATTCCGCAATCAGTTATTGAGGCTAACAAAGATGCTGTATTAGAACAGAATCCAGGGTATGAATAATAGACTTGATTATCTCTGTTTTCCTATAGAGAAGATATAAGATTATCTTGATTAATAAAGCATAAGGTTGTGCCAGAAATGATACAACTTTATGCTTTATTTTTTTTGATACAGCAATTTTATATCATACAGAATAACAACGCTCCGTTAAGATTCTTGAAGGATAATGCTAAACCATAGTTTCGGCATTTTAATAATTGGTGAATAAATTAATTTACGCCCAATAATTTCTTTTATTTATAGCTTAGAAATGATTGGCTATCATCAAGAGGCATACTTCCGCTCAAAGAATTTACTATTATATTTTGTGGTCAAAGACAAAGTGAAAAAGAGCTGAACTTTTGCGAGTTCAGCCCTTTTTTTGCCCTAACAATGAAGTTTACCGGGACATTAATTATGAATTATGAGAATATTAATAATCAAAAACTTGTATTTCCTAAATACACATGGTTCACCAGGATAGTTTTTCTCAATAGATTCCCACGCCGGTTCAAAAGGACCCTTAGTAACAGGAAGATCCAGTTTCATCTCAGGAAAAGTTTTCCAATCACCCAATGGAATAGTATCATACCCTAAGGGAGCTGGAACAGCAGGTATTGGAGGTAGTTTATCAGGAAGCGAAGATTTTGTTTTCACTTTCATATCCTGAGCATTGACATTAAGCGATAATGCTGCTATCAAAATTCCCTAAATCTTTTTCATTCTTATTTCAAATATTAATTATATAATTTACTATTTCACTTTAAGGATGATGGACCTACATACGATTTTTTCAGCCCACCCCAGTCAATTATAACACGTTGGATAATCATTCCAGGATCGCCACAGATTAATGAAAGTTTATGTATTGTCAACGATTTGTTTACTGCAAATTTTGCAACCGCAACAACCCCATTTTGCAATACACGTTCTTTCCAAGGTTCAGAATACTCTTTATGATCATTTTGAATAACAACTGCAGGCTGCCCATCAACTGATATACCATAGCGGGTACTTTTCCCCTTGTGAAGTGCCCAAAACGGCAAACTATAAACATGTACAGTTACTGAATCGGCTGTTACACCATTAAATTCATACTCAACACGAGTGCCATCAAGTTTTTTGGGATCAACGCTTTGTTCGGTGGCTTCGCCCAACTGAAGGGCATACCAATCGTAACCTATACCGTCAATGATTTTTAGTGAATGTCCGTTTTTAGCTATTTTATTTTTAATTCGTTTCAAATTAATTACCGTACAACCTTCCAACTTATTTTTATCTTCTTGAGATTCAAGTTCAATTGGGGTACTAGCAGCCCCTTCACTAATTGTTACTTTAGGCATGTCATGATACTTGGCAGTCCATCCCGGAGCAAGACTCATCATACCGTTCCACTTGCCATTAAGCATGGTGTTGTATGTCAAGGTCAGACTGTTGATGCTATCAAATGCTGCTTTAGACTGTACAGCTGCCCAATTAGCTGTTGACAGATTCTTATCATTCAACTCTTCATTGTTAAGCTGCGCCATCAAGAACTTTCGGTTCATCTGATACGAGCCCATTACCGGATAAGCCACTAATTCGAAAAATGCCGGACGTAAACATTCCGGTAATTCTTCCGAAATTTTATACGACAAGTCTGAAATCCGTTTATAATCGGCTAATCTTTGTTGCGCATCGTTGTAGTTTTGGAACGAGAATTTAGTATTTGAAATATCACTATATTGAGGAGCATCCCATTCACGCTCCCAACCCATAAACTCTGGTTTACGACTCCATGCAAGTCTATAATAATTATCTAAAATATCTTGAAAACTTTTTTTGTACTTAACTCCAAATGTACGAGCAAGAAATTGGCTTTGGTGTTGGTTAATGCTTGCATAATCAAACTTGTTAACATCCCATGCTAAATCAAGAAATGTTTGTATACCCATTTCAGCTGGTTTTATATCACCAACATTCACTAGCCAGTAACGATTAGCTCCTGTTTTATAAGCTTTTATTAGTTCTTCATACATTAAAACGGGAGGTGTTGTATTCAGCCACAAATAATCATGTGGGGCACCCAAATAAGAAAAATGATAATAGACACCAGATCCTCCTTTGCGCTTTTGCTCTTTGGAATCACTCAGACGTTTCATGTATCCGTAGTTGTCGTCTACCCAAATAAGTGAAATATCGTCGGGAACTTTTAAACCAAGTTCATACACATCCATCGTTTCTTTGTAAGGTACAAATATTTGAGGAATATCAGTAATTGGTTTCTTAAGGTATTTTTTTAGAACTTCTCTTTGGTCGGTCATTACCCGACCAAGTACATTCACTTTTTCCTCATTAGTAAGATTACCCCTCAAACCTTCATCGTGTACACCACGCATAGCCATAGTATAGATGTTTTCGTAAGGGGATGCTTCACGTACACGATCATCCATTTTCTTTAAAATAACATCTTTGTTTTTGGCATAGTTCCACTCCCCATCACGTTTACTATCCCATTCTGATTTTGCAGCATTGTTAAACAATAAAGGTTCACAGTGCGAGGTCGAAACTATAATTCCATATTCGTCGGCAACAACCTTACTTTCTGGATGAGAATAGAAAGCTCCAGTGCAACTATGCATGGCTGGAGCAAACATATTAGCTTTAAGTCGGAGCAACAGCTCACAAACCTGAGCATAGGTTTTAGGTCCAATATCACCAAGCTTTTTTTCATAATTATTCGAGGACCATGGTTTCAGCCCCCAATCTTCGTCGTTAATAAAAACACCACGGTACTTAACAGATGGGCTTTTAGAAGTGTAATTGATAGCCTTGATGCTGAGGTTCTGATTTTTTTTCACAGGAACATCAGCCCACCAATACCAAGGAGAAACGCCTATGGCTTCGGAAATGGAAAATACTCCATAGGATGTTCCCCTTCGATCGCTCCCAGCAATTACAAGGGCTCGTTTTACTCCTTTGAATGGGTTGTCTATAGTTCTAATTGTATAACGTTCCCACTGATTGCAAACAGAATCAATCTTTAGTTTCTTAGATTTTACCAGTTCTTTAATTAGCTGGCTTTTTTCCACTGTACCAATAATTACAGTATATTCCCCTGCTTTCAATTTAGACGAAACTAACATAGGTTTCTTTCCGGTAACCATTTCAATGTCTTCGGAAAAAAGTTGAGCAGTTTTCTTTACCGAGCTAAAGTCGGATTCATCAAAGTAAACGGATGCTGTTAGTTTACTACTTACAATCGGGAATGATGATGATTTTTCTTGGTATTTATTATCAACCTGTATCTGTGAAAACACAAAATTGGGAATAAGTAATAATCCAAATAATATTTGTTTCATATTTATTTTATTGTATTTCTATAAACTTCATTTAATTAGCACTCAATCCGGGGACATCATTCAAAATAGAAGTAACATTAAAGCAAATTTTATTAGAAATAATATGCTCTCTATAATGTAATATCTTAGGGTTGAATTGATCTTAGTCGCAATTTGTTAATGCAACAATTCTTTCGATTTAGTGTGACTACTTTTGTAAATTAAAAAATCTTTTTATAAGGACTTTCATTCATTTTAAGATATGTTTGTTCATATCCTCCCATATCAACAGTTATTTTGTAAATAACAACTCCCGGATCTAACGGACGGATTGTTAATACATGCATTTCATCTACTTTTTTAGACAATGGAAGTGTCACAACAGTCTCTATCATACGCGCTGCAGCTGCCGGATACATTTTTGAATAATTATTTTTCCAAGTAAGCTGATTATTTATATTCCAGACTTTTTCATTTTCGCCATCAAATGATGCAGCCACACTTTGTCCTCCGTTTTTAAACGGTAAAGTACTATCAAAAAACACCCTAAGTTTAACACTGTCAGGTTTTGAATTAATTATCATTTTATAGCTTAAAAAAGCTCCATCAGTTTTCATCGTGTAAGGCATTAGAGCAATACCGGAAAGTGTTCTTCCAAGATCGGGAATCACAGTCCATTTAGTTTTTTCATTATCCTTTTTTTCAAAATAATGTTCACCTTCAATTACAACGACTTTATTCTTTTCAAGGAATACATATCCTCCTTCTTTTGCTTCTTCCGGCTTAATCCGAATAACCTTTGGCATTATATTTCCACCTCTAGGTTCATCCCATGATTTATACCCAATATGTGTCTGATCCATAATATGATTCCAACGCCCACCAGCAACATTCAAATTATAATCTTTTGAGAGATTAGCATCACGTTTAAAACAAATTTCAGCACGATCTGCCCAATAATTAGCTTTAATATCTTTTTCTGCTGCCAATTTCTCATTCATTGCTACAGCATAATACATATCATAAAGATTTGCCATTGCACGTACTGGATGAAGTATAAGTTCCATATATGTATCCTTATATTCATTTGGGAGTGTATAATATTGCCTTAAAGCTCTTGCTTCGAGTGCCAAATAAGCGTCTTTTACCTGAATAAATTCTCCATTTTCAAGGTTATAGGTTTTATGATTCATCATTTCTGCAGTAACACGACTGTTGTATTTACAATACGTGCTCAAAATTTCTGCAGCTTCAGAGGATTCTTCAGGGCCAAACTTATCTTCACAAAACTTTCGCGCATATTCCTCAAGATTATTTTCATTGAAAGATGTAGGGTTCCAAGCCATATTCATGAAGAAATCCATTGGATATTCATTGGGTTTCAAGTCGCCTACATTTAAAATCCAAACTTTATCTACACCATAGCTATAAGTTAGTTGAAGTTGCTCCCACATATGTGGAATTTGTGTCATGTTTAGCCACTGATAAGCTCTTGGCGCACCATGTAAATCAACATGATAATACATGCCGTAGCCACCAGGGTGTTTCTTTTGATTAAGTTCCGGCAATCGGCGTACATCTCCCCAATTGTCATCGCACAACAAAACTATAACATCATCGGGAACCTTCATTCCTTGATCATAATATTCAAGAACTTCACTATAGAGTGCCCAAATCTGTGGAGTCTTGGACGCAGACTTTTTAGTTACTTTTTCAATAATTGTTCGTTGATCTTTCATTATTCGTTCTAGCAACTTAAAGTTATCTTCAGCACTGCCTGTATCATTCATTGGTAAATCACCATCACCACGCATGGCCATAGTAACTATCTGCTCATAATTTTTATTTCGTTCAAGCCCATCTTCCCAGAACTTTTTCAGACCAGCTTCATTCGTTTTGTAGTTCCATTCACCATTGCCATATTCTTTATGATGATTCCCCCACTCTTTCTGTGCACGCATCATTGGTTCATGATGAGAAGTTCCCATAACAATACCATATTCATCAGCAAGTCGCGGATTATCAGAATCATCTTCATTAAAGGCATTTCCCCACATAGCCGGCCATAAAAAATTAGCTCTCAACCTAAGAAGTAACTCAAACATATGGGTGTACAATTTGCTATTAGCACCTCCAAATTTCTCCTTTGCCCAACCAGAAAAACAAGGCGCTTCATCATTTATAAAAATACCCCGGTAGCGCACTTTGGGTTCGTCTGAAATATACCTACCTGATGAGACATAAGCTGCCGGATGTTTTTTCGCAGGAACATCAGCCCACCAATACCAGGGAGATACACCTAACTGTCGAGACAATTCATAGATACCATAAATAGTACCTCTCTTGTCGCTACCGGCAATCACTAAGCATGGTTTCGAGTTTATCTTTGGATTAGGGATTGTGGTAATAACAAAACTTTCCCATTTACCCTTCAAATCTTTTACACTAAGTTTTTTAGACGAAACAAGTTCATCAATCAATTTACTCTTGCCTAGTGTTCCTATAATAATCTCATATCCAGTTGAGGTTGCTGTGATTAATTTAGGTTTAACGCCTGTAACACGGTCAATATCTGTTTGCAGATCACCAATGGCACGAATCACTCCCTTGTAATCGTTTATATCATAGCGGAGAGATGCGGCTACATGTTCACTAGTAACAATCGGAAAATCTCTAACTGATTCACTCTTCTCTGAAATTATATTTGATGTTAATGCTCCTGTCTGTTGTGCTCTGATCGGTAAGCAAGGCATAAGAGCCATACACCCATAAATAATTAAACTAGAACAAAAACTTACTTTATTAAATGCTATTTTCATGTAACATAACAATTATACGAATTTTTAATATGAATTCATTTCTTATTAATTTGAACTAATTTGCTCCAAATTAAAGAAATTTGAATATTTATTATCAGTTGCACTATTCAAATTTAATCCAATCCACTTCAACCACATTATTATTGTCTGAAGATAAAAACAAATTATGGCTGCCTTGTTTTAAACCAGAAATCAAAACTTTAGTTTCCTTCCATTCTTTACTTTCTGGTAAATTAATCTTAGCCAATATTGGACCATTAGCACTATTCAATTTCAATTGCAGTATCGCTCCTTTCTGAGAAATGGCTTTAATTATAACTGATTTGTATTTTCTCTTTCCAAAATCAACATTGTTATATTGTACCCATGCTTTTTTCTCATTGAAAACCGTTTTCCAACCGGCAAATGTGTTCAGAGTATCAACAAATGAAACAGAGATTCCTTTATCACTTATTCGGCTATAACGATCTATTTGTATTTGCTTTGAAGCATCGGTTAAACCAACCCCACGAAAAGTAGGGGTAACTTTTCGGATTGTACCATCTGCATTAAAAAACAAGCTATCAATGCGCACCGAACGGTTTTTATCAAATTTCGGCGAAAGGTCGTTACTATGATAAAAGAGATACCACTGCTTCTTAAAATTGATAATAGAATGATGATTAGTCCAGCATCCAACAGGCGATTCGTCCATTATAACCCCAGCCATTTTAAAAGGTCCCATCGGACTAGGTCCCATAGCATACTCAAGCCGTTCAATATTA
Proteins encoded in this window:
- a CDS encoding TonB-dependent receptor, whose translation is MKNKCFYLKSLILLAFFCSIPLWAAAQGHLVKGVVKDVTGEPIIGASVIEVGTTNGTITDINGNFSIKVSPKGKISVSFVGYKPQTIEVAGKTNIEISMSENTALLNEVVVIGYGTAKKSDLTGAVMSANIKDFEKTPNTNIIQSLQGTVPGLNVGQVTSAGGTPNISIRGTNTISGNTSVLIVLDGIIYNGSLSSINPADIESVDVLKDASATAVYGAQAANGVLLITSKRGKAGKAKINFSSSYSMQNPTRDLHPMNREQMLNWDTEVLWHQAYTEESGYTQKKSDFNLAKWMPDPSYQLDSEGNITSNDYNWWDEFTRTGTISENKFSVSGGNEGISYLFSLGNTTQHNMLLNDDFKRNSIRVNLDAQPRKWWKLGVQAFGSFVNQDGQETYLPFLVQMSPLASPYDEDGNMISYPMRTAVENPFHGSMVEDYERHNYFFGNLYSEFQLPLKGLTYRINFGNNYTINEHNYASKYAYSENGEAYKNHSIYNDYTFDNIFNYTNDFGKHSINSTFVYGAIRRKYSYTNADANTFARMTLGYNSLEQGTNQFTYSDAWKETLLYQMFRINYKFNNRYLITATARRDGYSGFASNNKSAIFPSVALGWIISDEPFFKIPWFDYLKLRAGYGISGNQTSRYASLAKVTSETGYIFGDGTTGVIRQELTSMQNKDLKWEKTAGLNLGFDFAVLKNRITGSLEVYKTTTNDLLYNVAIPTITGFSSISSNVGKIKNQGIEFTATSHNISTKDFEWSTTFNISSNSNKIESLTGQDKNGDGKEDDLVASGLFVGKSISSLYDYKVDGIYQIGDEIPEGFYPGNYRIVDTSKDGKITSDDRVILGKSDPAYRLGLMNKFRYKSFSLSFFINSVQGGKNGYMGRNSYSVNQDDNAIRYNRFTEQADKFWSPNNPNGIYARSYTGGKITPNLYQKRDFVRLQDITLSYDLPKSIISRIGIDGINIYFNCKNLLTFTGWNGWDPEASNTYTDDTGTHYTGSTYDNRPVMRSFTGGINISF
- a CDS encoding RagB/SusD family nutrient uptake outer membrane protein, producing MKKYLYMALFATLLCACNENKFLEEKPLDFMSGENSYSTTADFDASVTELYYLSRLEFFCNSDRSIDYLYGTDMMMGGGSLQSNLATDLDPTGSIAKEHWNKLYLLVAQSNVIISRLPNSELTNEQKVKYEAKAKFFRGFAYRTLAYLYGGVPLQLEEVTSPKTDYVRSTKEQTLQQAIDDVKFAAENLDDIKNVKDGEISAPAANFLLSELYLAMNKNQEAVDAATKVIDNPALALMKNRFGSRASEPGDVYWDLFRRNNQNRASGNTEGIWVIQLEEDVLGGGSNTSYYFWTSPGNYLLERHCAPQVQLFRFNMPDGKQLIPFSWPIGDYTGGRGIGNIYAAPHFYTEVWQSDFKNDIRNSNYNFVRKIKFNNSDFIKKYKDVFGDSLDLMNPKLPAGVTMVTGLGSQATLPGRYLCGYQTKCTTPYNHPAAIVADANTHALKGTAGGTFVDQYMFRLSEAYLLRAEAYLKLNNKDKSAADINTVRSRAHASAVNAADVNMDYILDERLRELGIEEKRRLTLSRTGEFYNRVKKYNPFYNASYTADKKDFQEKHTLYPIPQSVIEANKDAVLEQNPGYE
- a CDS encoding glycosyl hydrolase 115 family protein — protein: MKQILFGLLLIPNFVFSQIQVDNKYQEKSSSFPIVSSKLTASVYFDESDFSSVKKTAQLFSEDIEMVTGKKPMLVSSKLKAGEYTVIIGTVEKSQLIKELVKSKKLKIDSVCNQWERYTIRTIDNPFKGVKRALVIAGSDRRGTSYGVFSISEAIGVSPWYWWADVPVKKNQNLSIKAINYTSKSPSVKYRGVFINDEDWGLKPWSSNNYEKKLGDIGPKTYAQVCELLLRLKANMFAPAMHSCTGAFYSHPESKVVADEYGIIVSTSHCEPLLFNNAAKSEWDSKRDGEWNYAKNKDVILKKMDDRVREASPYENIYTMAMRGVHDEGLRGNLTNEEKVNVLGRVMTDQREVLKKYLKKPITDIPQIFVPYKETMDVYELGLKVPDDISLIWVDDNYGYMKRLSDSKEQKRKGGSGVYYHFSYLGAPHDYLWLNTTPPVLMYEELIKAYKTGANRYWLVNVGDIKPAEMGIQTFLDLAWDVNKFDYASINQHQSQFLARTFGVKYKKSFQDILDNYYRLAWSRKPEFMGWEREWDAPQYSDISNTKFSFQNYNDAQQRLADYKRISDLSYKISEELPECLRPAFFELVAYPVMGSYQMNRKFLMAQLNNEELNDKNLSTANWAAVQSKAAFDSINSLTLTYNTMLNGKWNGMMSLAPGWTAKYHDMPKVTISEGAASTPIELESQEDKNKLEGCTVINLKRIKNKIAKNGHSLKIIDGIGYDWYALQLGEATEQSVDPKKLDGTRVEYEFNGVTADSVTVHVYSLPFWALHKGKSTRYGISVDGQPAVVIQNDHKEYSEPWKERVLQNGVVAVAKFAVNKSLTIHKLSLICGDPGMIIQRVIIDWGGLKKSYVGPSSLK
- a CDS encoding glycosyl hydrolase 115 family protein encodes the protein MKIAFNKVSFCSSLIIYGCMALMPCLPIRAQQTGALTSNIISEKSESVRDFPIVTSEHVAASLRYDINDYKGVIRAIGDLQTDIDRVTGVKPKLITATSTGYEIIIGTLGKSKLIDELVSSKKLSVKDLKGKWESFVITTIPNPKINSKPCLVIAGSDKRGTIYGIYELSRQLGVSPWYWWADVPAKKHPAAYVSSGRYISDEPKVRYRGIFINDEAPCFSGWAKEKFGGANSKLYTHMFELLLRLRANFLWPAMWGNAFNEDDSDNPRLADEYGIVMGTSHHEPMMRAQKEWGNHHKEYGNGEWNYKTNEAGLKKFWEDGLERNKNYEQIVTMAMRGDGDLPMNDTGSAEDNFKLLERIMKDQRTIIEKVTKKSASKTPQIWALYSEVLEYYDQGMKVPDDVIVLLCDDNWGDVRRLPELNQKKHPGGYGMYYHVDLHGAPRAYQWLNMTQIPHMWEQLQLTYSYGVDKVWILNVGDLKPNEYPMDFFMNMAWNPTSFNENNLEEYARKFCEDKFGPEESSEAAEILSTYCKYNSRVTAEMMNHKTYNLENGEFIQVKDAYLALEARALRQYYTLPNEYKDTYMELILHPVRAMANLYDMYYAVAMNEKLAAEKDIKANYWADRAEICFKRDANLSKDYNLNVAGGRWNHIMDQTHIGYKSWDEPRGGNIMPKVIRIKPEEAKEGGYVFLEKNKVVVIEGEHYFEKKDNEKTKWTVIPDLGRTLSGIALMPYTMKTDGAFLSYKMIINSKPDSVKLRVFFDSTLPFKNGGQSVAASFDGENEKVWNINNQLTWKNNYSKMYPAAAARMIETVVTLPLSKKVDEMHVLTIRPLDPGVVIYKITVDMGGYEQTYLKMNESPYKKIF